One Streptomyces sp. P9-A2 DNA window includes the following coding sequences:
- the egtD gene encoding L-histidine N(alpha)-methyltransferase, whose amino-acid sequence MSPFRLTRTLPEDATDAALRADVLRGLTGSPRTLPPKWFYDARGSELFEEITELPEYYPTRAEREILLARSGEIAEASGARTLIELGSGSSEKTRHLLDALTGLHTYVPVDVSESALTLAGRELAAERPGLHVHALVDDFTGRMTLPDTPRPHLVAFLGGTIGNLLPAERAAFLASVRAMLAPGDSLLLGTDLVKDEEVLVRAYDDAAGVTAAFNRNVLTVINRELGADFDPAAFDHVAVWDAGHEWIEMRLRSRDRQTVKIPALDLAVDFGAGEELRTEVSAKFRKERVRKELDAAGLELARWWTDEEGRFALSLSMAR is encoded by the coding sequence GTGAGTCCGTTCCGTCTCACCCGCACCCTGCCCGAGGACGCCACCGACGCCGCCCTGCGCGCCGACGTCCTCCGGGGCCTGACCGGCAGCCCAAGGACACTGCCTCCGAAGTGGTTCTACGACGCGCGGGGCAGTGAGCTGTTCGAAGAGATCACCGAACTGCCCGAGTACTACCCGACGCGTGCCGAGCGCGAGATCCTGCTCGCCCGCTCCGGTGAGATCGCCGAGGCGTCCGGGGCCCGTACCCTCATCGAACTGGGCTCCGGCTCCTCGGAGAAGACCCGCCATCTGCTCGACGCCCTGACCGGGCTGCACACGTACGTCCCCGTCGACGTCAGCGAGAGCGCCCTGACCCTGGCGGGCCGGGAACTCGCCGCCGAGCGGCCGGGGCTGCACGTGCACGCCCTGGTCGACGACTTCACCGGCCGCATGACGCTGCCCGACACCCCAAGGCCGCACCTGGTGGCGTTCCTCGGCGGCACGATCGGCAATCTGCTGCCCGCCGAGCGGGCCGCGTTCCTGGCCTCCGTACGCGCGATGCTCGCCCCCGGGGACTCGCTGCTCCTCGGCACGGACCTGGTCAAGGACGAGGAGGTGCTGGTCCGGGCGTACGACGACGCGGCCGGGGTGACGGCCGCGTTCAACAGGAACGTCCTGACCGTCATCAACCGGGAGCTGGGCGCCGACTTCGATCCGGCCGCCTTCGACCATGTGGCCGTGTGGGACGCCGGACACGAGTGGATCGAGATGCGCCTGCGCTCGCGCGACCGGCAGACGGTGAAGATCCCGGCGCTCGATCTCGCCGTCGACTTCGGCGCGGGCGAGGAACTGCGCACCGAGGTCTCGGCGAAGTTCCGCAAGGAGCGCGTCCGGAAGGAACTGGACGCTGCCGGGTTGGAGTTGGCCCGGTGGTGGACGGACGAGGAGGGGCGGTTCGCGCTGTCGCTGAGCATGGCGCGCTGA
- the egtC gene encoding ergothioneine biosynthesis protein EgtC, whose protein sequence is MCRHIAYVGPGEPLGRLLVDPPHGLYRQSWAPRHQRYGTVNADGFGVGWYAPGDPVPARYRRAGPIWGDPSFADLARVVRTPALLAAVRDATLSGADGEAAAAPFAAGAWLFSHNGAVRGWPGTLAPLVTALPPEDVLSLEARSDSAFVWALVLARLRAGDEEGQALADTVLEVAAAAPGSRLNLVLTQGDTITATAWGDTLWYLARPGGGTVVASEPYDDDPHWREVPDRTLLAASRTDVLLTPLKEPGDALTGTGTPARHTPAPHTPAPPKEPRT, encoded by the coding sequence ATGTGCCGTCATATCGCTTACGTGGGTCCCGGGGAGCCGCTCGGCCGGCTCCTCGTGGACCCGCCGCACGGGTTGTACCGCCAGTCGTGGGCGCCCCGGCACCAGCGGTACGGGACCGTCAACGCCGATGGTTTCGGAGTGGGCTGGTACGCGCCCGGGGACCCGGTGCCGGCCCGGTACCGCAGGGCGGGGCCGATCTGGGGAGATCCGTCGTTCGCCGATCTCGCCCGGGTCGTCCGCACCCCGGCGCTGCTCGCGGCCGTACGGGACGCGACCCTGTCGGGGGCGGACGGCGAGGCCGCGGCGGCGCCGTTCGCCGCGGGGGCCTGGCTGTTCAGTCACAACGGGGCCGTGCGGGGCTGGCCGGGCACGCTCGCGCCGCTCGTCACGGCCCTGCCGCCCGAGGACGTGCTGTCGCTCGAGGCCCGCAGCGACTCCGCGTTCGTGTGGGCTCTGGTGCTCGCCAGGCTGCGGGCCGGGGACGAGGAGGGGCAGGCACTGGCCGACACCGTGCTGGAGGTCGCCGCGGCGGCCCCCGGGTCCCGGCTGAACCTGGTGCTCACCCAGGGCGACACGATCACCGCGACCGCGTGGGGCGACACGCTGTGGTACCTCGCCCGGCCGGGCGGCGGCACCGTCGTGGCCTCCGAGCCGTACGACGACGATCCGCACTGGCGCGAGGTCCCCGACCGCACCCTGCTGGCCGCGAGCCGCACGGACGTGCTGCTCACCCCGCTCAAGGAACCGGGCGACGCCCTGACGGGCACCGGCACACCGGCGCGGCACACACCGGCACCGCACACACCCGCACCACCGAAGGAGCCCCGCACGTGA
- the egtB gene encoding ergothioneine biosynthesis protein EgtB: MTDPALDAEALRERAVASLVTARDRTTLLTSCVDGPDLTAQHSPLMSPLVWDLAHIGNQEEQWLLRAVGGQEAIRPEIDSVYDAFEHPRAERPKLPLLPPEEARRYASDVRGRALDVLEGTAFHGERLTEAGFAFGMVAQHEQQHDETMLITHQLRSGPRALTAPDPEPVPLFTGPAEVLVPGGPFTMGTSDEPWALDNERPAHRREVAPFHIDTTPVTNAAYQAFIEDGGYDEPRWWTAEGWAHIRRNSVTAPLFWRRDGGQWLRRRFGATEAVPPDEPVLHVCWYEADAYARWAGRRLPTEAEWEKAARHDPAGDRSARYPWGDADPGPEHANLGQRHLRPAPAGSYPAGESPLGVRQLIGDVWEWTSSDFLPYPGFRAFPYKEYSEVFFGTGCKVLRGGSFAVDAVACRGTFRNWDHPVRRQIFSGFRTARSESV, translated from the coding sequence ATGACCGATCCCGCCCTCGACGCCGAAGCCCTGCGTGAGCGCGCGGTCGCCTCACTGGTCACCGCGCGTGACCGGACCACCCTGCTGACCAGCTGTGTCGACGGACCCGATCTCACCGCGCAGCACTCACCGCTGATGTCGCCGCTGGTGTGGGACCTCGCCCACATAGGCAATCAGGAGGAACAGTGGCTGCTGCGGGCCGTCGGCGGGCAGGAGGCGATACGGCCCGAGATCGACAGCGTCTACGACGCCTTCGAGCACCCGCGCGCCGAGCGGCCGAAGCTGCCGCTGCTGCCTCCCGAGGAGGCCCGCCGCTATGCCTCGGACGTGCGCGGCCGGGCGCTGGACGTGCTCGAGGGCACCGCGTTCCACGGCGAGCGGCTGACCGAGGCGGGGTTCGCCTTCGGGATGGTCGCGCAGCACGAACAGCAGCACGATGAGACGATGCTGATCACCCATCAGCTGCGCAGCGGCCCGCGGGCCCTGACGGCCCCGGACCCGGAGCCGGTGCCGCTGTTCACCGGCCCGGCCGAAGTGCTCGTCCCGGGCGGCCCGTTCACCATGGGCACTTCGGACGAGCCGTGGGCGCTGGACAACGAACGTCCGGCGCACCGGCGCGAGGTGGCACCGTTCCACATCGACACGACGCCGGTGACGAACGCGGCGTACCAGGCGTTCATCGAGGACGGCGGCTACGACGAACCGCGCTGGTGGACCGCGGAGGGCTGGGCCCACATCCGCCGCAACTCCGTCACCGCCCCGCTGTTCTGGCGCCGGGACGGCGGGCAGTGGCTGCGGCGCCGCTTCGGCGCGACCGAGGCCGTGCCGCCCGACGAGCCGGTGCTGCACGTGTGCTGGTACGAGGCGGACGCGTACGCCCGCTGGGCCGGGCGCCGGCTGCCCACCGAGGCCGAGTGGGAGAAGGCCGCCCGGCACGACCCGGCCGGCGACCGCTCGGCGCGCTACCCCTGGGGCGACGCCGACCCCGGACCGGAGCACGCCAACCTCGGCCAGCGCCACCTGCGGCCCGCGCCCGCGGGCAGCTACCCGGCCGGTGAGTCGCCGCTCGGGGTACGTCAGTTGATCGGCGACGTGTGGGAGTGGACGTCCAGCGACTTCCTGCCCTACCCGGGGTTCAGGGCGTTCCCGTACAAGGAGTACTCGGAGGTGTTCTTCGGGACCGGGTGCAAGGTGCTGCGCGGCGGTTCGTTCGCGGTGGACGCGGTGGCCTGCCGGGGCACGTTCCGCAACTGGGACCATCCGGTCCGGCGGCAGATCTTCTCCGGGTTCCGCACGGCCCGCTCGGAGAGCGTCTGA
- the egtA gene encoding ergothioneine biosynthesis glutamate--cysteine ligase EgtA produces the protein MSDSASACIEPRPAVTEAEAEALVRGICFKTGPPRRLGVEVEWLVHELRTPRLPVTSERLEAAYAALRTVPLDSALTVEPGGQLELSSQPAASLMECVDAVRADLDAVRAVLREDGLGLVGLGHDPWHTPRRFLREPRYDAMEACLDRTGPAGRAMMCTSASVQVCLDAGYEEPGTLGHVRRWWLAHRLGPVLVAAFANSPLAGHRPTGWLSTRQLRWAQIGTGRAGGPVLDSEPRGAWTRHVLDAPVMCVRQDSGPWDVPDGLTFREWTRSGVPRAPTREDLDYHVTTLFPPVRPRGHLELRMIDAQPGDNGWIVPLAVTTALFDDPEASETAYRAVKPLAERTQGMPAPHNPLWRDAARGGLADPELREVAAVCFSAALRALPGLGATTEVVDAVAAYQDRYVARGRCPADDLLDALRTGSDGTPGTRPHSTPGAPGPHAHGAHPHGKDTSS, from the coding sequence ATGTCCGATTCGGCAAGCGCCTGTATCGAGCCCCGTCCCGCCGTCACCGAAGCCGAGGCGGAGGCCCTCGTACGGGGCATCTGCTTCAAGACCGGACCACCACGTCGCCTCGGTGTGGAGGTGGAATGGCTGGTCCACGAGCTGCGGACCCCGCGGCTCCCCGTGACATCCGAACGACTCGAAGCGGCCTACGCCGCTCTGCGGACCGTGCCCCTGGATTCGGCGCTCACCGTCGAGCCCGGAGGCCAGCTGGAGCTCAGCTCACAGCCCGCCGCCTCCCTCATGGAGTGCGTCGACGCCGTCCGCGCCGATCTCGACGCCGTCCGCGCGGTACTGCGCGAGGACGGTCTCGGCCTCGTCGGCCTCGGCCACGATCCCTGGCACACACCGCGCCGGTTCCTGCGCGAACCGCGCTACGACGCCATGGAAGCCTGTCTCGACCGCACCGGCCCCGCCGGCCGCGCCATGATGTGCACGTCGGCCTCCGTACAGGTGTGCCTGGACGCCGGATACGAGGAACCCGGCACCCTCGGTCATGTGCGGCGCTGGTGGCTGGCACACCGACTGGGCCCGGTGCTGGTGGCCGCGTTCGCCAACTCCCCGCTGGCCGGGCACCGGCCCACCGGCTGGCTGTCCACCCGGCAGCTGCGCTGGGCCCAGATCGGCACCGGCCGCGCGGGCGGCCCCGTACTGGACTCCGAGCCGCGCGGCGCCTGGACCCGGCACGTCCTGGACGCGCCGGTGATGTGCGTACGGCAGGACAGCGGGCCGTGGGACGTGCCGGACGGGCTGACCTTCCGCGAGTGGACCAGGTCCGGAGTGCCCAGGGCGCCCACCCGGGAGGACCTCGACTACCACGTCACGACGCTGTTCCCGCCGGTCAGGCCGCGCGGCCATCTGGAGTTGCGGATGATCGACGCGCAGCCCGGGGACAACGGCTGGATTGTGCCGCTGGCCGTGACGACGGCATTGTTCGACGATCCGGAGGCCTCCGAGACGGCCTACCGGGCGGTGAAACCGCTGGCCGAACGGACTCAGGGCATGCCCGCGCCGCACAACCCGCTGTGGCGGGACGCGGCCCGCGGCGGCCTGGCCGACCCGGAGCTGCGCGAGGTGGCCGCCGTCTGCTTCTCGGCGGCGCTGCGGGCCCTGCCCGGGCTCGGTGCCACGACCGAGGTCGTGGACGCGGTGGCGGCGTACCAGGACCGGTATGTCGCCCGCGGCCGCTGCCCGGCCGACGACCTGCTCGACGCCCTGCGCACCGGATCCGACGGCACACCCGGCACGCGCCCCCACAGCACTCCCGGCGCTCCCGGCCCGCACGCGCACGGAGCGCATCCGCACGGGAAGGACACCTCCTCATGA
- a CDS encoding TIGR02452 family protein: MSARLRGIARETERIVASGGYRAPADGREVRLAAAVEAARDGTRMYGPEPLRVQIPAYAPVTASVRSSGPAPDPRPAPDPGVGWALSPAFRPVGTRIEVTGESSLEAARRLAGDRDDSPGEPAVLNFSSARNPGGGYLNGAQAQEEALCRASALYVCLLRAAGFYDHHRTHRDPFYTDRVIHSPAVPVFRDDRGRLLDEPFSVGFLTSAAPNAGVILRTAPERAAELPRALVVRAERVLETAVVHGYRRLVLGAWGCGVFRNDPAQVAAAFRALLEPGGRFAGAFEHVVFGILDRTRGSEVRAAFERTFADLAPAA; the protein is encoded by the coding sequence GTGAGCGCGCGTCTGCGCGGCATCGCGCGGGAGACCGAGCGGATCGTGGCATCGGGAGGCTATCGCGCTCCGGCCGACGGTCGTGAGGTGCGCCTGGCGGCGGCGGTCGAGGCCGCGCGGGACGGTACGCGGATGTACGGGCCGGAGCCGCTGCGGGTGCAGATCCCGGCGTATGCGCCGGTGACGGCTTCGGTGAGATCTTCGGGCCCGGCTCCGGACCCGCGCCCGGCCCCGGATCCGGGCGTCGGCTGGGCGTTGTCCCCGGCCTTCCGGCCGGTGGGGACCCGGATCGAGGTCACCGGGGAGAGCAGCCTGGAGGCCGCGCGCCGGCTTGCGGGAGACCGCGACGACTCGCCCGGCGAGCCCGCCGTGCTGAACTTCTCCTCAGCCCGGAATCCGGGCGGCGGCTACCTCAACGGCGCCCAGGCCCAGGAAGAGGCGCTGTGCCGCGCCTCCGCCCTGTACGTCTGCCTGCTGCGGGCAGCAGGGTTCTACGATCACCACCGGACGCACCGCGACCCGTTCTACACCGACCGTGTGATTCACTCGCCCGCCGTGCCCGTCTTCCGCGACGATCGCGGCCGGCTCCTCGACGAGCCGTTCTCCGTCGGCTTCCTCACCTCGGCCGCGCCGAACGCCGGTGTGATCCTGCGGACCGCACCGGAGCGTGCGGCCGAGCTGCCCCGCGCCCTGGTGGTCAGGGCGGAGCGGGTGCTGGAGACCGCCGTCGTCCACGGTTACCGGCGACTGGTGCTGGGCGCCTGGGGCTGCGGGGTCTTCCGGAACGATCCCGCGCAGGTGGCGGCCGCGTTCCGGGCGCTGCTGGAGCCGGGCGGACGATTCGCGGGAGCGTTCGAGCACGTGGTGTTCGGGATTCTGGACCGGACACGCGGAAGCGAGGTCCGCGCGGCGTTCGAGCGGACCTTCGCGGACCTGGCGCCGGCCGCTTGA
- a CDS encoding type II toxin-antitoxin system PemK/MazF family toxin — protein sequence MTEYSTDEVPGRFGPTATTEAEPGEVGRVRTEYSPERDGDPDPGEIVWTWVPYEETDGRGKDRPVLVVAREPSGTFLAVQLSSKQRNGDRDRVPIGSGPWDRSGRDSWVAVDRVLRLHEDGMRREACALDRMRFNLVRHRLRERYGWN from the coding sequence GTGACCGAGTACAGCACTGATGAAGTCCCCGGCCGCTTCGGCCCCACCGCCACCACGGAGGCCGAACCCGGTGAGGTGGGCCGGGTACGCACGGAGTACTCGCCCGAGCGCGACGGCGACCCCGACCCGGGGGAAATAGTCTGGACCTGGGTCCCCTACGAGGAGACCGACGGCCGGGGCAAGGACCGTCCGGTACTCGTGGTCGCGCGGGAGCCGTCCGGGACCTTCCTCGCGGTGCAGCTGTCGAGCAAGCAGCGCAATGGGGACCGGGACCGGGTGCCGATCGGGAGCGGGCCGTGGGACCGTTCGGGCCGCGATTCCTGGGTGGCCGTCGACCGGGTGCTGCGGCTGCACGAGGACGGCATGCGCCGCGAGGCGTGCGCCCTGGACCGGATGCGGTTCAATCTGGTGCGTCACCGGCTGCGCGAGCGGTACGGCTGGAACTGA
- a CDS encoding pyridoxamine 5'-phosphate oxidase family protein, with protein MFQSDGFRALERQECLRLLAKVPVGRVVYTRQALPAVLPINFSLDTDASVLLCTSRDSDLVRAIDGVVVAFEADEFHAEHRAGWSVVVTGRAAVVTDPAEHERLLRTGPDSWMPMRDGVFVRIEAGMISGRELTGVSVHDTA; from the coding sequence ATGTTCCAGAGCGATGGTTTCCGTGCACTCGAACGCCAGGAGTGCCTGCGCCTGCTGGCCAAGGTGCCGGTCGGTCGCGTCGTGTACACCCGGCAGGCGCTGCCCGCCGTCCTGCCCATCAATTTCTCCCTGGACACGGACGCCTCCGTGCTGCTGTGCACTTCGCGGGACTCCGACCTGGTGCGTGCGATCGACGGGGTCGTGGTGGCCTTCGAGGCCGACGAGTTCCATGCCGAGCACCGGGCCGGATGGAGCGTGGTGGTCACGGGCCGGGCCGCGGTGGTGACCGATCCCGCCGAGCACGAGCGGCTGCTGCGGACCGGACCCGATTCCTGGATGCCGATGCGGGACGGGGTGTTCGTACGGATCGAGGCCGGGATGATCTCGGGCAGGGAACTCACGGGCGTGAGCGTGCACGACACAGCGTGA
- a CDS encoding isochorismatase family cysteine hydrolase, with protein MGRTALIVIDMINTYDHPDAELLMPSAESVVPVISDLLRRARQRDAPVVYVNDNFGEWRSHHGELLDKALAGSHAHLVEPLRPTDSSLFVVKARHSVFFETPLHYLLHQQGVDRLVLCGQVTEQCVLYSALDAHIRHLDVVVPRDAVAHIHADLADAALRMMERNMNARVCDSADLWAE; from the coding sequence ATGGGCAGGACCGCGCTGATCGTCATCGACATGATCAACACCTACGACCACCCGGACGCCGAGCTGCTGATGCCGTCCGCGGAGTCGGTCGTACCGGTCATCTCGGACCTGCTGCGCCGGGCACGGCAGCGGGACGCCCCGGTGGTCTACGTCAACGACAACTTCGGAGAGTGGCGGTCGCACCACGGCGAGCTGCTCGACAAGGCGCTCGCCGGGTCCCACGCGCACCTCGTCGAACCGCTGCGGCCGACCGACTCCTCACTCTTCGTGGTCAAGGCCCGCCACTCGGTCTTCTTCGAGACACCGCTGCACTATCTCCTCCACCAGCAGGGCGTAGACCGGCTCGTCCTGTGCGGCCAGGTGACGGAGCAGTGCGTGCTGTACTCCGCACTGGACGCACACATCCGCCACCTCGACGTGGTGGTCCCCCGCGACGCCGTCGCCCACATCCACGCCGACCTGGCGGACGCCGCCCTGCGGATGATGGAACGCAACATGAACGCACGGGTGTGCGACAGTGCCGACCTGTGGGCGGAGTGA
- a CDS encoding VOC family protein produces MSVEFNHTIVLTRDREKSAHFLARILGLEVGEPAGVFLPVTTANGVTLDFATIDADIPAQHYAFLVSEDEFAPLLDRLVDAGIPIQADPHGRHPRRVNRHDGGHGVYFTDPAGHGLEVITRPYGTDPDSPLNGVTEEVPGAV; encoded by the coding sequence GTGTCAGTCGAGTTCAACCACACCATCGTTCTCACCCGTGACCGGGAGAAGTCCGCCCATTTCCTCGCCCGTATCCTGGGGCTCGAGGTCGGCGAACCGGCCGGAGTCTTCCTTCCCGTGACGACGGCCAACGGCGTCACCCTGGACTTCGCGACCATCGACGCCGACATCCCGGCACAGCACTACGCGTTCCTCGTCTCCGAGGACGAGTTCGCTCCCCTCCTCGACCGGCTCGTGGACGCCGGAATCCCCATCCAGGCCGATCCGCACGGCCGCCACCCGCGCCGCGTCAACCGCCATGACGGCGGCCACGGCGTGTACTTCACCGACCCGGCCGGACACGGTCTGGAAGTCATCACCCGCCCCTACGGAACCGACCCGGACTCCCCGCTCAACGGCGTCACCGAAGAGGTCCCCGGGGCGGTCTGA
- a CDS encoding CaiB/BaiF CoA transferase family protein, whose amino-acid sequence MDVQRHPLSGVTVVSLEQAVAAPYATRQLADLGARVIKVERPGEGDFARRYDTTVHGHSSYFVWLNRSKESLTLNLKDPRGLEILHRLLAGADVFVQNLAPGAADRLGLGTDALTRRHPRLIPCTISGYGTTGPWADRKAYDLLVQCQTGLVSLTGTPEGTARTGISVADIAAGMYAYSGVLTALYTRATAGTVHPVEVSLFEALAEWMGQPAYYTRYGGSQPPRLGTRHATIAPYGTYRAADGREVLFSIQNEREWAALCTDFLGRPELTGDPRFATGSARVTHREELDAVIAERFARSDADELLEDLEAAGIACAGVNDVAAFLGHPVLAARDRRREVAVPGATVEALLPPTDLAGLAPRMDPVPAVGEHTESILGDLGHSPADITALRADAVV is encoded by the coding sequence GTGGACGTGCAGAGGCATCCCCTGTCCGGGGTCACGGTGGTCAGCCTGGAGCAGGCCGTGGCCGCGCCGTACGCCACCCGGCAGCTCGCCGACCTCGGAGCCCGTGTGATCAAGGTGGAGCGGCCGGGCGAGGGCGACTTCGCCCGCCGTTACGACACGACCGTCCACGGCCACTCCAGCTACTTCGTGTGGCTCAACCGGTCCAAGGAGTCCCTCACGCTGAACCTGAAGGATCCGCGGGGCCTCGAGATCCTGCACCGACTCCTCGCCGGGGCCGATGTGTTCGTACAGAACCTGGCACCGGGCGCGGCGGACCGGCTCGGCCTGGGCACCGACGCTCTCACCCGACGTCACCCCCGCCTGATCCCGTGCACCATTTCCGGCTACGGCACGACCGGTCCCTGGGCCGACCGCAAGGCGTACGACCTGCTGGTGCAGTGCCAGACGGGCCTGGTGTCGCTGACCGGAACGCCGGAGGGGACCGCCCGCACCGGTATCTCGGTGGCCGACATCGCCGCCGGAATGTACGCGTACAGCGGGGTCCTCACCGCTCTCTACACCCGGGCGACCGCCGGCACCGTCCACCCCGTGGAGGTGTCGCTGTTCGAGGCCTTGGCCGAGTGGATGGGCCAGCCCGCCTACTACACCCGTTACGGCGGCAGCCAGCCCCCGCGCCTGGGTACGCGGCACGCCACCATCGCCCCGTACGGGACGTACCGGGCCGCGGACGGCCGCGAGGTGCTGTTCTCCATCCAGAACGAGCGCGAGTGGGCGGCTCTGTGCACCGATTTCCTGGGCCGTCCCGAGCTGACCGGCGATCCGCGCTTCGCGACCGGTTCCGCGCGCGTGACACACCGCGAGGAACTCGATGCCGTGATCGCCGAGCGCTTCGCCCGCTCCGACGCCGATGAGCTCCTCGAGGACCTGGAGGCGGCCGGTATCGCCTGTGCGGGGGTCAACGACGTCGCCGCCTTCCTCGGCCATCCGGTCCTCGCCGCCCGCGACCGCCGGCGTGAGGTGGCGGTCCCCGGCGCGACGGTGGAGGCCCTGCTCCCCCCGACCGACCTCGCGGGTCTCGCGCCCCGCATGGACCCGGTGCCCGCCGTCGGCGAGCACACCGAGTCCATTCTCGGCGACCTCGGCCACTCCCCCGCCGACATCACGGCCCTGCGCGCGGACGCGGTCGTCTGA
- a CDS encoding LysR family transcriptional regulator: MIDLRRLHVLRAVAHYGTVTAAARALHFTPSAASQQIRRLARDLGVDLLEPQGRGVRLSPAAESLLAHADAIETRWEQAELDLRADHGAPTGLLRVTGFPVAISVLLAPMAARLGARHPRLTVRILETAVQKSFDLLFEGATDLAIVEVTPLNPPLSDARFDQQPLLDDPFDLVVPEGHPLADRGRAGLEEAAREPWIAPVPESPCRPHVMSACGAAGFTPDVVHHALDWNATAHLVAHGLGVALIPRLAQLTPHLPITRVRCTGNPHRKLLTCTRGGGHARPAVEAALRELRELAPTAVA, encoded by the coding sequence ATGATCGACCTGCGCCGGCTGCACGTCCTCAGGGCGGTCGCCCACTACGGCACGGTCACCGCGGCCGCCCGCGCCCTGCACTTCACCCCGTCCGCCGCCTCCCAGCAGATCCGCCGGCTCGCCCGCGACCTGGGTGTCGACCTGCTGGAACCGCAGGGACGCGGCGTACGGCTCTCCCCGGCGGCCGAGAGCCTGCTCGCGCACGCCGACGCCATCGAGACCCGCTGGGAACAGGCCGAACTGGATCTGCGGGCCGACCACGGAGCCCCCACCGGGCTGCTGCGGGTCACCGGGTTCCCGGTGGCGATCTCGGTCCTGCTGGCCCCCATGGCGGCCCGGCTGGGCGCCCGTCATCCCAGGCTGACGGTACGGATCCTGGAGACGGCGGTGCAGAAGAGCTTCGACCTGCTCTTCGAAGGGGCCACCGATCTGGCGATCGTCGAGGTGACCCCGCTCAACCCGCCGCTGAGCGACGCGCGCTTCGACCAACAGCCGCTGCTGGACGACCCGTTCGATCTCGTGGTCCCCGAGGGGCATCCGCTGGCCGACCGCGGGCGGGCCGGCCTGGAGGAGGCGGCGCGCGAACCGTGGATCGCACCGGTGCCGGAGAGCCCCTGCCGGCCCCATGTGATGTCGGCCTGCGGCGCCGCCGGGTTCACCCCGGACGTCGTCCACCACGCCCTCGACTGGAACGCCACCGCCCATCTCGTCGCGCACGGCCTCGGCGTCGCACTGATCCCGCGACTGGCCCAGCTGACCCCGCACCTGCCGATCACCCGCGTACGCTGCACCGGCAACCCGCACCGCAAACTGCTGACCTGCACCCGAGGGGGCGGCCACGCCCGCCCGGCGGTCGAGGCCGCACTGCGGGAACTGCGGGAACTGGCGCCGACGGCCGTCGCCTGA